A single Mytilus trossulus isolate FHL-02 chromosome 12, PNRI_Mtr1.1.1.hap1, whole genome shotgun sequence DNA region contains:
- the LOC134693169 gene encoding serine protease inhibitor Cvsi-2-like, translated as MNKLLAFAVVLSVGAVLVFSERCHHYHECMDTQCTGNNTHVVCEHGACTCVSHISCDDAADCNDAGQCHQHDTHYHCVDHMCACLRDDFIDHPEHPPHPPHP; from the exons atgaataaacttcTGGCCTTTGCTGTTGTTCTGTCTGTGG gAGCCGTATTGGTGTTTTCTGAGAGATGCCACCACTACCATGAGTGCATGGACACACAATGTACTGGAAATAACACTCATGTAGTATGTGAGCATGGCGCATGTACATGTGTCTCTCATATCT cttGTGATGATGCAGCTGATTGTAACGACGCTGGACAATGCCATCAACATGATACCCATTATCACTGCGTAGACCACATGTGTGCCTGTCTTAGAGACGACTTTATTGACCATCCAGAACATCCACCACATCCACCACATCCCTGA
- the LOC134693405 gene encoding serine protease inhibitor Cvsi-2-like, with translation MNKFLAIAVVLSVGAVLVLSERCKHYSDCTNTQCMGNGTSHIVCEHDACTCISHLSCDDVADCTNAGQCHKRDNHYHCVDHICLCLKDDVIDKPGN, from the exons atgaataaatttctGGCCATCGCTGTTGTCCTGTCTGTGG GAGCGGTATTGGTGTTATCTGAGAGATGCAAACACTACTCTGACTGCACAAACACACAGTGTATGGGAAATGGAACCAGTCATATTGTGTGTGAACACGACGCATGCACATGTATATCTCATCTGT CTTGTGATGACGTAGCAGACTGTACTAACGCTGGACAATGCCACAAACGTGATAACCATTACCACTGTGTAGACCACATATGCCTCTGCCTTAAAGACGATGTAATTGACAAACCAGGAAATTAA
- the LOC134693170 gene encoding uncharacterized protein LOC134693170, translated as MNKLLAIAVVLSVVAVLVFSERCHHYHECMDTQCTGNNTHIICQHDTCTCVSHISCGDVADCHDAGHCHKDGTHYHCVDHMCTCLKDDFTDHPEHPLHPHH; from the exons ATGAATAAACTACTGGCGATCGCTGTTGTTTTGTCTGTGG tagCCGTCTTGGTGTTTTCTGAGAGATGCCACCACTACCATGAGTGCATGGACACACAATGTACTGGAAATAACACTCATATAATATGTCAACATGACACATGTACATGTGTCTCTCATATTT cTTGTGGCGATGTAGCCGATTGTCACGACGCTGGACATTGCCATAAAGATGGTACCCATTACCACTGCGTGGACCACATGTGTACTTGTCTTAAAGACGATTTTACTGACCATCCCGAACATCCACTACATCCACATCACTGA